GTAGATTTATCCGGCGCAGTTGATACATCAGTGACACGAGTAGGAGTTGCAGAGCAGTCATCAACATAGCTACAGAAGATGTCATTACCATCTGCTGCTGGTCCCATTTCTTCAACTTTTGTGTTGGAACTGAACCTAAATTGAATTATACAACTATTAGGTACTATTTTAGTTTAGGTAACCATGATCGAGACGCGAGAGTGAGTAACATTGAGGGATGCAAAGAAAGAGACACGATCGTTGTGAGCAAATTATTCCTTCTTGTTTGACAGACAAGTAAGCCTCATAACGACATAAAAAACAGCAATCCTAATTACATCTTCTCTTAAAAACAGCAacaatcatttatttattttaaacaaaacAGAGGATTATACGATATTAGCTCTTCGTAGTAGAAGAACGTAGGACCCTCAAACCCGAAGGCGAATGTTCCTAACACTGCTGTGGCAGCCTACTGCCCTTCCCTCCATTTCTTTAATTAAACTAATAGTAAGCGAAAACAACAACAATTAAACAACAGTTAATCCGCAAATAGCTAGCTTGAGCTTTTAAcaagataattaaaaaaaaaaaaaaaaaaaaactaacaaatatATTATACAACATATCTTGTTTGTAATCTGCGTACAACAGCAACGATTcagcatgcatgcatgaattaATGACATTTACCTTGTGTTGTAATCTGTGTGCTCCTGGGGTCAAAACTAAACTACTAGCCAGTAATTAATCGAAAAAGGGGGAGATTGGAGTAGTAATTAaagtagttaattaattaattaccaagGAGTAGCAGAAGAAGAAGCCACGCTTTGAAAATTCTTTGGCTCCAACTCTGCAATCTTGTTTTTTATCTCATCATCTCTTTGTTCCAAACGCTTATTAGTCTTAAATCTTCTTCTTGTGAAAACTTTAATAcctcctgctgctgctgccgccGCCATTAACAAAAGGTAATTAACATGCAAGCACAAATTATGACCAAGGAAACAAGATTAACAAAAGGTGATTAAGTAAGAACATGGGCAGCATtacttgaagatgaaggcttgaTTACGGAAGACATGGGAGATAAACTCTGTCTTCCACTTGAAAGCTTCAAAGGTTGGGAAACGTTGGATTGCGCAAGTAGAAATATTAATTAAAGAGGAAGGTAGGAATCGGCGGTGGTGGGGTGGATGATGTGACAATGGGCAGGGCCGTGGTTTGATCGCCACGTTTAAGTACCATTTGACATGTCTTTTCTTCATAATTACCATTATTACAAcccattttcttaatcttgatGGACCATGGATGGTTTCTTTGTTCTCAAATCTGGACTACGACTCGTTTTTCGTTCGCATTTGGATAGTTGGAGATCAAGTTCGAGTCCGAAAATGCTCTAATTGGTTTTTCGTTCGCAGTTGGATCGTTGGAAACCAAGTTCGAGTCCACAAATGCTCTAATTGTTCCTTTGGTTCCTTCATGGCCAAACGCTTCTATACCACCAAACCGAAGCTAGTCAATTCAGCTTAAGAATGATCAACCGGATACTTAAAATCACGTTCACCTCCGACGTATAAAGCGGAACAGTGAGACAAGGTTCACAATAATCAAATCGACAACGCCATATCATTTCGTACAAGATACAATGCTGACCCTAACAACCTGAAAAACACTATCTAAATCGACTGACTTAAAGTAGTTCTGGACTGTATTCCAGTGTGGGATTCAAGAAATCAATTCATTCTAAGTAATCTATGATTTACTAGAAGAGCAACTGGCCTCTTTTGACGAGAGATTTCCTTTGAGTAACAAATGGTTGAATTCCGGTTTTACCAAAGAAGACTTAATTTTGTGAAGCTCGTTGTAAAGACCCGCTTGCAGTTGCTGCGGAGAAAGCAGGTCTGGCCTTTCAAAAGCTTTCACTGCTGAGTTTGCTGCAGCATTAATCTGTAAGGCAACAAGGGAAAGTCCTAggacaaattaaaatttatcattCTTTCAGCATCAGAGAATTGTTGAATGGAATGTTTTTTCATGTTCAGTAACATAACAATCAAATATCTAACATTTTCTATATCCCATGGCCTAAGAAGCAGAGAACGAGCTAATCTACATAAGACGGGTCATTTCTACAAAGCTTTGCTGGAAGAATTCGCCATAAGGCAAGCAACTGAATAGAATTTTTACAGTGAACACGAAATACATACAaggcacatatatatatatatatatatattatttaaggacctaaaatataacaaataaacaGATATCATAATTTTAGAACCCAACAAGATCTTGAATATATAGGAACATATGATTAAAACGTACTTACATGTATCTGCAACCTGCCATTTTCTATCCCAACTAGGACAACTGTATCCACATAAAATACGAGAAAGGAAACATATGCAAACGTCTAGCGACTGCTACTCGGTTTATGCTTTAGGTATCATCTGCTTAACACGTATTCTCTTGATGACCACTATCTAACGACTCCAGAAGGGCTGAACATCATGTACTTGCTACAGTTTAGGTCTACCACTGCCCAGCCTGCAAACAAGGTGAACTTTATGCTTTTTATCTTGCAAAGCCacaccttttttattttctgctgAGAAAATTTCTACGGTGAACCTGCTAATGCATGATGATGGGTCGGTGAAACTCTCTAGCTCAATGGAAACAGCAACATGCTATAAAAGCAAATGCTGACAGAATATAAAGCACTATTGATTCATTCTGTTGGGTCAGTTTTTGTTCGAGTCTAAAGCATCGTTCCATTCGGGTCAAAACTTAAAATCATACTTGATCCTTAACCAAAAAGTAAAGCATCCTTGATCATACAAAAATACAAGCTTCAGTCCCAAATGTGTTATCCAAATGCTATCATACAAAAAGCAAGTGCCAGTCCCACAAGTGAAAATGTGCAACGGAACTATATAATTGCCAAAGACGTAATGATTAAACGCGTAATTTAGGATATTTAGGGGCAGGAAATTCATCATCATACCGATTGGGAAGCCATCTTGATCAAAGTTTTTGCAAGCGGCAGTATGCAAAACCTGAACCAAACCACAAGTAAATCCACAAGCATGGTACAAAAATTTCCAATCTGTGTTTCCAACAGGTATAAATTCATTACTTCGAATTATATCccaattctttttcttcttgtttctcACTAACCAACCAATGGGTTTCAAGCTAAAGtatttcaaaacaataaaaaataaaaaaacttacatCCCTCGGCCACCGGCAAGAGCTTCCTCTGATGGGTCTTTCAATTCATCAATTCTGAAAAATTAATCCTAATTATTTCACGCTTAATTAATTacgtttagagagagagagagagagagacttacaCCCAACCGTAACGGCGGTCGAACAAAAGGCGTTTGGAAGGCGAATTTGAGGACGCTGTAACGGAGAGTGAGGAAGCAGCCGAGGACTCCATTATCTCTCTCTGAATGTCTCAAGTGAGATAACAAGACGAAGCAGGACAAGTCCTTGGAAATTTGGGCTGAATGTGAGATGGGCCTGGCCCATTTTCTTGTGGTACTTTTCGTAAATAGAGACAACTACCGCAGCTAATATTACGTTACAAAACAGTTCCACATTACAAACCGCCTCAATTTTCCCGCTTCGCTCGAATCTCcctttgctctctctctctctctctctctctctctctctctctgtgggaGCTCTGGGGAATGGCGAACGTGAAAGAAGCAGCTCAATTTCCGCAAAAATCCATGAATTCAGGTacttttccttttacttttcaCCGATTCATCAATTCACCCCTCTCATTTTTCCTCGGAAAATTTAGAAACTGAGTTCTTAATTTGAATTAGTCTGAATTCGATCATTTTCCAGTGGAGCAATTATCTGTTTGATACAAATTCTGgataattttattgtttaggTTAACCATTTGATTAGAATTTCGATTAGAAAGATTACGATTGATTTGTGCTGGAAATGGTAGAATTAATGGAGTGAAGAAATCTTAAATGTTGGATTGTGATtgcaggtggtggtggtggtggggtttGTATGATGAGCAATACATGGAGGGACGAACAACATCCGTCCTTCATCAACTTCGTCTCCGCTTTCCTCACCGCAAACTCTTTCCGCCTCAACTTTGTCCCAATTACCCCCGTAATTTCCTTCAATTTAATCATCTGATCTCATGCTAAAAGGACAAAagaactgaaaagaaaataattttggtGCATCTGATGGTTGGATTTGCATTGCAGGACTTCATTTTCAACTGTGGGGGTTCATCTGTGGCATTCATTTTCATGACTAGCTTGGATTCCAGTACCGTCTCGCAATTCTTCGGCAGGTGAACAAATTAATTGCTTTCGTTTTTCGGTGCCTCTTGCATGCGTGTGtgcttgtgttttgtgtttgacgtgatcaattttattatttgtacAGAGTTCAGAAGCTGAAACTGCAATTTGCAAATCTATACGTTGTCATCACGCTCCCAACCAAGGAGCAAAACGATTTGTTTGTTCGTTCTTACTTCAAGTGAGCTATGTCAAAACTTGAAAGAAACTTATGTCCAATTGCTGTTTGATATGTCAAAACGATACAAATGGTTTTCCAATCTGTGAAGATTCGGGATGGAACTCGGCAAGCCAACGTTCGTTCTGGTTAAGGACTTGGAAATGGGGTTTGAGAAGATAACGAAAATAGCTCATTCTCGTGGGGGTAATAAAATCTTCTCCAAGCTCACTTACCTTAATCATGAATTGTTTTCCCAGTAATTTGTCTAAGACTCTTAAGCAAACACTAATTACAGTGTGCAAGCGAGAGGATGCCACAACAAAATTGAAGGCTGAGGTTAGTGTAAATTTTGACCACATTTATGTAGAATGCTTTGGTTCTTAGGAGTTCGGACCTCAAAACATCCccattttgttcaattttgttGGAGAAGAGGAAGCAAACAGTGCAAACACCAGGCATATTTCAAAAAGTGATCACAGCCATTCCGGGCATCGACAATCATGATGCAAATGCGGTACTTAACTCATCCTAATGAACGAAATTGAATCGTATAATCATACGTTGGTTTCTTATTCTGGGTAATTTGTTCAGCTTAACCAGGCTATCGGATCGATTGATGGAATTGCCAAGGCATCAAAGGAGCACATTATGGAAAACACAGACCTCTCAGCTGACAAGGCACAAGTGCTTTCAAGGTTTTTCAGAGATCCAAAGTTTTACCTCAGTCCTAAGATCAACTGAGAGGAGTAACTCGTTTATCTCAGTACATGTCAAAGTACTGCTTTAAACACAATCAGGGTCATGTATTGAAAAccatgattattattatttctctttttagtTCCGTACATAAAGGATTTGAGACAG
This genomic stretch from Pyrus communis chromosome 2, drPyrComm1.1, whole genome shotgun sequence harbors:
- the LOC137723408 gene encoding uncharacterized protein isoform X1; protein product: MESSAASSLSVTASSNSPSKRLLFDRRYGWVIDELKDPSEEALAGGRGMFCILPLAKTLIKMASQSINAAANSAVKAFERPDLLSPQQLQAGLYNELHKIKSSLVKPEFNHLLLKGNLSSKEASCSSSKS
- the LOC137723408 gene encoding uncharacterized protein isoform X2 → MESSAASSLSVTASSNSPSKRLLFDRRYGWVIDELKDPSEEALAGGRGMFCILPLAKTLIKMASQSDFPLLPYRLMLQQTQQ
- the LOC137725295 gene encoding protein PARTING DANCERS → MANVKEAAQFPQKSMNSGGGGGGVCMMSNTWRDEQHPSFINFVSAFLTANSFRLNFVPITPDFIFNCGGSSVAFIFMTSLDSSTVSQFFGRVQKLKLQFANLYVVITLPTKEQNDLFVRSYFKFGMELGKPTFVLVKDLEMGFEKITKIAHSRGVCKREDATTKLKAERKQTVQTPGIFQKVITAIPGIDNHDANALNQAIGSIDGIAKASKEHIMENTDLSADKAQVLSRFFRDPKFYLSPKIN